One segment of Burkholderia multivorans ATCC BAA-247 DNA contains the following:
- the smc gene encoding chromosome segregation protein SMC gives MRLSSIKLAGFKSFVDPTHFQVPGQLVGVVGPNGCGKSNIIDAVRWVLGESRASELRGESMQDVIFNGSTTRKPGSRASVELIFDNSDGRAAGQWGQYGEIAVKRVLTRDGTSSYYINNLPARRRDIQDIFLGTGLGPRAYAIIGQGMIARIIEAKPEELRVFLEEAAGVSKYKERRRETENRLHDTRENLTRVEDIIRELAANLEKLEAQAVVATKYKELVAEGEEKQRLLWLLRKNEAAAEQQKQQRAIEQAQIDLEAQTAKLREVESQLETLRVAHYAASDAMQGAQGALYEANAEVSRLEAEIKFIVESRNRVQAQIAALNAQREQWRAQAEKAQDELEEAEEARAIADEKAALAEDEAAAKHDALPALEAKWRDAQAQLNDERARIAQTEQSLKLEAAHQRNADQQLQQLQQRHERLKAEASGLDAPDEAQLEELRMQLAEQEEILTEAQARLADAQETVPRLDAERRAAQERVQAESAQIHQLEARLAALKQLQENVQTEGKVQPWLDKHELGALPRLWKKLHVEPGWEAALEAVLRERLAALEVSNLDWVKAFATDAPPAKLAFYAPPPAGEPPAPAAGLKPVLSLVRIDDAGIRAVLNDWLGNVYVADDVAQALAARAQLPAGGAFVVKAGHIVTRVGVQLYAADSEQAGMLARQQEIENLTRQVRAQALLADEARTAAVRAEAAHTQATQALGDVRAQAERATQRVHALQLDVLKLAQAHERYTQRSTQIREELEEIGAQIDEQRALRAESEANFERFDGELAELQARFEDNQLAFEALDESLTHARQEARDLERGANDARFAARNAVTRIDELKRSIQVAHEQSERVAASLEDARAELETINEQTVHTGLQDALEIRAVKEAALQAARIELDDLTAKLRAMDEQRLVAERSLQPLRDRITELQLKEQAARLSVEQFAEQLAAAEVDEEALRDKLTPDLKPSYLQGEVTRLNNAINALGPVNMAALDELKAASERKVFLDAQSADLTDAITTLEDAIHKIDQETRTLLQGTFDEVNRHFSDLFPRLFGGGQAKLIMTGDEILDAGVQVMAQPPGKKNATIHLLSGGEKALTATALVFAMFQLNPAPFCLLDEVDAPLDDANTERFANLVRAMSDKTQFLFISHNKIAMEMAQQLIGVTMQEQGVSRIVAVDMETAAGFAQN, from the coding sequence GTGCGTCTGAGCTCGATCAAACTCGCTGGCTTCAAATCCTTCGTCGATCCCACGCATTTTCAGGTTCCGGGCCAGCTCGTCGGCGTGGTGGGCCCGAACGGATGCGGCAAATCCAACATCATCGACGCCGTGCGCTGGGTGCTCGGCGAGTCGCGCGCCTCCGAGCTGCGCGGCGAGTCGATGCAGGACGTGATCTTCAACGGCTCGACGACCCGCAAGCCCGGCAGCCGGGCGAGCGTCGAGCTGATCTTCGACAACTCCGACGGCCGCGCGGCAGGCCAGTGGGGCCAGTACGGCGAGATCGCCGTGAAGCGCGTGCTTACGCGCGACGGCACGTCGAGCTACTACATCAACAACCTGCCGGCGCGCCGCCGCGACATCCAGGACATCTTCCTCGGCACCGGCCTCGGCCCGCGCGCGTACGCGATCATCGGGCAGGGGATGATCGCGCGGATCATCGAGGCGAAGCCCGAAGAGCTGCGCGTGTTCCTCGAGGAAGCCGCGGGCGTGTCGAAGTACAAGGAGCGCCGCCGCGAGACCGAGAACCGGCTGCACGACACGCGCGAGAACCTGACGCGCGTCGAGGACATCATCCGCGAACTCGCGGCGAACCTCGAGAAGCTCGAGGCGCAGGCCGTCGTCGCGACGAAGTACAAGGAGCTCGTCGCCGAAGGCGAGGAGAAGCAGCGCCTGCTGTGGCTGCTGCGCAAGAACGAGGCCGCGGCCGAGCAGCAGAAGCAGCAGCGTGCGATCGAGCAGGCGCAGATCGACCTCGAAGCGCAGACCGCCAAGCTGCGCGAAGTCGAATCGCAGCTCGAGACGCTGCGCGTCGCGCACTATGCCGCGAGCGACGCGATGCAGGGCGCGCAGGGCGCGCTCTACGAGGCGAATGCCGAAGTGAGCCGCCTCGAGGCCGAGATCAAGTTCATCGTCGAATCGCGCAACCGCGTGCAGGCGCAGATCGCCGCGCTGAACGCGCAGCGCGAGCAATGGCGCGCGCAGGCCGAGAAGGCGCAGGACGAGCTCGAGGAAGCCGAAGAAGCGCGCGCGATCGCCGACGAGAAGGCCGCGCTCGCCGAGGACGAAGCCGCGGCGAAGCACGATGCGCTGCCGGCGCTCGAAGCGAAGTGGCGCGACGCGCAGGCGCAGCTCAACGACGAGCGCGCGCGGATCGCCCAGACCGAACAATCGCTGAAACTCGAAGCCGCGCACCAGCGCAACGCCGATCAGCAGCTGCAGCAGCTGCAGCAGCGCCACGAGCGGCTGAAGGCCGAGGCCAGCGGGCTCGATGCGCCGGACGAGGCGCAGCTCGAGGAGCTGCGCATGCAGCTCGCCGAGCAGGAGGAAATTCTGACCGAAGCGCAGGCGCGGCTTGCCGATGCGCAGGAAACGGTGCCGCGTCTGGACGCCGAGCGCCGCGCCGCGCAGGAGCGCGTGCAGGCCGAAAGCGCGCAGATCCACCAGCTCGAGGCGCGGCTTGCCGCGCTGAAGCAGCTGCAGGAAAACGTGCAGACCGAAGGCAAGGTGCAGCCGTGGCTCGACAAGCACGAGCTCGGCGCGCTGCCGCGGCTCTGGAAGAAGCTGCATGTCGAACCCGGCTGGGAAGCGGCGCTCGAAGCGGTGCTGCGCGAGCGGCTCGCCGCACTCGAAGTGTCGAATCTCGACTGGGTGAAGGCGTTCGCGACCGACGCGCCACCCGCCAAGCTCGCGTTCTACGCGCCGCCGCCCGCCGGCGAGCCGCCGGCGCCGGCAGCGGGGCTGAAGCCCGTGCTGTCGCTCGTACGCATCGACGACGCCGGCATCCGCGCGGTGCTCAACGACTGGCTCGGCAACGTGTACGTCGCCGACGACGTCGCCCAGGCGCTCGCCGCGCGTGCGCAGCTGCCTGCCGGCGGCGCGTTCGTCGTGAAGGCCGGGCACATCGTCACGCGCGTCGGCGTGCAGTTGTACGCGGCCGACTCCGAGCAGGCCGGGATGCTCGCTCGCCAGCAGGAAATCGAGAACCTGACGCGTCAGGTGCGCGCACAGGCGCTGCTCGCCGACGAGGCGCGCACCGCGGCCGTGCGCGCGGAAGCCGCGCATACGCAGGCGACGCAGGCGCTCGGCGACGTGCGTGCGCAGGCCGAGCGCGCGACGCAGCGCGTGCATGCGCTGCAACTGGACGTGCTGAAGCTCGCGCAGGCGCACGAGCGTTATACGCAACGCAGCACGCAGATCCGCGAGGAACTCGAGGAGATCGGCGCGCAGATCGACGAGCAGCGCGCATTGCGCGCGGAGTCGGAAGCGAATTTCGAGCGCTTCGACGGCGAGCTCGCGGAGCTGCAGGCGCGCTTCGAGGACAACCAGCTCGCGTTCGAGGCGCTCGACGAGTCGCTGACGCACGCGCGTCAGGAGGCGCGCGATCTCGAGCGCGGCGCGAACGACGCGCGCTTCGCGGCCCGCAACGCGGTGACGCGGATCGACGAGCTCAAGCGCAGCATCCAGGTCGCGCACGAACAGAGCGAGCGCGTCGCCGCCTCGCTGGAGGACGCGCGCGCCGAGCTCGAGACGATCAACGAACAAACCGTGCACACCGGGCTGCAGGACGCGCTCGAAATCCGTGCGGTGAAGGAAGCCGCGCTGCAGGCGGCGCGCATCGAGCTCGACGATCTGACCGCGAAGCTGCGCGCGATGGACGAGCAGCGTCTCGTCGCCGAGCGTTCGCTGCAGCCGCTGCGCGACCGCATCACCGAGCTGCAGCTGAAGGAGCAGGCCGCGCGCCTGTCCGTGGAGCAGTTCGCGGAGCAGCTGGCGGCGGCCGAGGTCGACGAGGAAGCGCTGCGCGACAAGCTGACGCCGGATCTGAAGCCGTCGTATCTGCAGGGCGAAGTCACGCGGCTGAACAACGCGATCAATGCGCTCGGCCCCGTCAACATGGCGGCGCTCGACGAGCTGAAGGCAGCGAGCGAGCGCAAGGTGTTCCTCGATGCGCAATCGGCGGACCTGACCGACGCGATCACGACGCTCGAGGACGCGATCCACAAGATCGACCAGGAAACGCGCACGTTGCTGCAGGGAACCTTCGACGAGGTCAACCGTCATTTCAGCGATCTGTTCCCGCGCCTGTTCGGCGGCGGCCAGGCGAAGCTGATCATGACGGGCGACGAGATTCTCGACGCCGGCGTGCAGGTGATGGCGCAGCCGCCCGGCAAGAAGAACGCGACGATTCACCTGCTGTCGGGCGGCGAGAAGGCGCTGACGGCCACCGCGCTCGTGTTCGCGATGTTCCAGCTGAATCCGGCGCCGTTCTGTCTGCTCGACGAGGTCGACGCGCCGCTCGACGACGCGAACACCGAGCGTTTCGCGAATCTGGTGCGCGCGATGTCGGACAAGACGCAGTTCCTGTTCATCTCGCACAACAAGATCGCGATGGAAATGGCGCAGCAACTGATCGGCGTGACGATGCAGGAGCAGGGCGTTTCGCGGATCGTCGCGGTGGACATGGAAACCGCCGCCGGTTTTGCCCAGAATTGA
- a CDS encoding DMT family transporter produces the protein MNNAVRGSLPTLAILIGASVWGVIWYPLRILASLGVTGTLASALTSVVAFLFVIVARRSAIATLRWHWVLPGIALTAGVTNLGFVWGTIHGEVLRVMLLFYLTPAWTAIYAHFLLRERLTWAGAGLAALSIGGAMLMLWSPRLGLPLPANPAEWAGLAAGLSFAMSNVLVIKASRELPSMRAEMRTATLFGGAAAFGAIASLFEGLPPVPASGALGVAALIVVAIGVTMAANNLLVQYGLARVPANRASIIMLFEIVITALSAWVFANELPTAREWAGGACIVLATLLSSRVHRAAPAQDKPGDGQNGARAMV, from the coding sequence ATGAACAACGCGGTACGCGGCAGCCTGCCGACACTCGCGATCCTGATCGGCGCATCGGTGTGGGGCGTGATCTGGTATCCGCTGCGCATCCTCGCGTCGCTCGGCGTGACGGGCACGCTCGCGAGCGCGCTGACGAGCGTCGTCGCGTTCCTGTTCGTGATCGTCGCGCGGCGCAGCGCGATCGCGACGCTGCGCTGGCACTGGGTGCTGCCCGGCATCGCGCTGACGGCCGGCGTGACCAATCTCGGCTTCGTGTGGGGCACGATCCACGGCGAGGTGCTGCGCGTGATGCTGCTGTTCTACCTGACGCCGGCCTGGACCGCGATCTACGCGCACTTCCTGCTGCGCGAACGGCTGACCTGGGCCGGCGCGGGACTCGCCGCGCTGTCGATCGGCGGCGCGATGCTGATGCTATGGTCGCCGCGGCTCGGCCTGCCGCTGCCGGCCAATCCGGCCGAATGGGCGGGCCTCGCGGCCGGCCTGAGCTTCGCGATGAGCAACGTGCTCGTCATCAAGGCGAGCCGCGAGCTGCCGTCGATGCGCGCGGAGATGCGTACCGCGACGCTGTTCGGCGGCGCGGCCGCGTTCGGTGCGATCGCGTCGCTGTTCGAGGGGCTGCCGCCGGTGCCGGCGAGCGGCGCGCTCGGGGTCGCGGCGCTGATCGTCGTCGCGATCGGCGTGACGATGGCCGCGAACAACCTGCTCGTGCAGTACGGCCTCGCGCGCGTGCCGGCCAACCGCGCATCGATCATCATGCTGTTCGAGATCGTGATCACCGCGCTGTCCGCGTGGGTGTTCGCGAACGAGCTGCCCACCGCGAGGGAGTGGGCCGGCGGCGCGTGCATCGTGCTCGCGACGCTGCTGTCGAGCCGCGTCCACCGTGCGGCGCCCGCGCAGGACAAACCCGGCGACGGGCAGAACGGCGCGCGCGCGATGGTATGA
- the dapC gene encoding succinyldiaminopimelate transaminase — MAASPVNPRLDSLQPYPFEKLRALFKDVTPPAGLKPISFGIGEPKHPTPALIRDAAVAALDGLAAYPATAGSDALRTSIARWLERRYGLPAVDAATQVLPVSGSREALFSLAQTVIDSRPAESGQKAIVLCPNPFYQIYEGAALLAGAEPYFANSDPARNFACDYAAVPDDVWARTQLLYVCSPGNPTGAVLTLDDWRELFALSDRHGFVIASDECYSEIYFDEATPPLGGLEAANRLGRGFEGLVMLSSLSKRSNVPGMRSGFVAGDAALLKKFLLYRTYHGAALSPVWQHASIAAWNDEAHVRENRALYLQKFNTVTPMLAEVLDVKLPDAAFYLWANVARTGLSDTEFARRLYADYNVTVLPGSYLARDAHGTNPGRDFIRIALVAGTPECVEGAQRIVDFCRGIAQ, encoded by the coding sequence ATGGCCGCTTCGCCCGTGAACCCTCGACTCGACTCGCTCCAGCCCTATCCCTTCGAAAAGCTGCGCGCCCTGTTCAAGGACGTGACGCCCCCTGCCGGCCTCAAACCGATCAGCTTCGGCATCGGCGAGCCCAAGCACCCGACGCCCGCGCTGATCCGCGACGCGGCCGTGGCCGCGCTCGACGGCCTCGCCGCCTATCCGGCCACGGCCGGCTCGGACGCGCTGCGCACGTCGATCGCGCGCTGGCTCGAGCGCCGCTACGGGCTACCGGCCGTCGACGCGGCGACGCAGGTGCTGCCGGTGTCGGGCTCGCGCGAGGCGCTGTTCTCGCTCGCGCAGACGGTGATCGACAGCCGCCCGGCCGAAAGCGGGCAGAAAGCGATCGTACTCTGTCCGAATCCGTTCTATCAAATTTACGAAGGGGCGGCGCTGCTGGCCGGCGCCGAGCCCTATTTCGCGAACAGCGATCCGGCACGCAACTTCGCCTGCGACTACGCGGCCGTGCCGGACGACGTCTGGGCGCGCACACAGCTGCTCTACGTCTGCTCGCCGGGCAACCCGACCGGCGCCGTGCTGACGCTCGACGACTGGCGCGAGCTGTTCGCGCTGTCCGATCGCCACGGCTTCGTGATCGCGTCCGACGAGTGCTATTCGGAAATCTACTTCGACGAAGCGACGCCGCCGCTCGGCGGCCTCGAGGCCGCGAACCGCCTCGGCCGCGGCTTCGAGGGGCTCGTGATGCTGTCGAGCCTGTCGAAGCGCTCGAACGTGCCCGGCATGCGCTCGGGCTTCGTCGCCGGCGACGCGGCGCTGCTGAAGAAATTCCTGCTGTACCGCACGTACCACGGCGCCGCGCTGTCGCCCGTGTGGCAGCACGCGAGCATCGCCGCATGGAACGACGAGGCGCACGTGCGCGAGAACCGCGCGCTGTACCTGCAGAAGTTCAACACCGTGACGCCGATGCTCGCCGAGGTGCTCGACGTCAAGCTGCCGGACGCCGCGTTCTATCTGTGGGCGAACGTCGCGCGCACCGGCCTGTCGGACACCGAGTTCGCCCGCCGCCTGTACGCCGACTATAATGTGACGGTTCTGCCCGGCTCGTACCTCGCGCGCGACGCGCACGGCACGAACCCGGGCCGCGATTTCATCCGGATCGCGCTCGTCGCGGGCACCCCCGAATGCGTCGAGGGCGCGCAACGCATCGTCGATTTCTGCCGCGGCATCGCGCAGTAA
- the dapD gene encoding 2,3,4,5-tetrahydropyridine-2,6-dicarboxylate N-succinyltransferase, translating to MSQQLQQIIDNAWENRAELSPKAAPAEVREAVAHAIEQLDKGALRVAEKIDGNWTVHQWLKKAVLLSFRLEDNAPMPAGGYSQFYDKVPSKFANYTAEDFAAGGFRVVPPAIARRGSFIAKNVVLMPSYTNIGAYVDEGTMVDTWATVGSCAQIGKNVHLSGGVGIGGVLEPLQANPVIIEDNCFIGARSEVVEGVIVEENSVISMGVYLGQSTKIYDRETGEISYGRIPAGSVVVAGNLPSKDGSHSLYCAVIVKKVDAKTRAKVGLNELLRGD from the coding sequence ATGTCGCAACAACTTCAGCAAATCATCGATAACGCCTGGGAAAACCGTGCGGAACTGTCGCCGAAGGCCGCGCCCGCCGAAGTCCGCGAGGCCGTCGCTCATGCGATCGAGCAACTCGACAAAGGTGCGCTGCGCGTCGCCGAGAAAATCGACGGCAACTGGACCGTGCACCAATGGCTGAAGAAAGCCGTGCTGCTGTCGTTCCGCCTGGAGGACAACGCGCCGATGCCGGCCGGCGGCTATTCGCAGTTCTACGACAAGGTGCCGTCGAAGTTCGCGAACTACACGGCCGAGGATTTCGCCGCGGGCGGCTTCCGCGTCGTGCCGCCGGCCATCGCGCGCCGCGGTTCGTTCATCGCAAAGAACGTCGTGCTGATGCCGTCGTACACGAACATCGGCGCATACGTCGACGAAGGCACGATGGTCGACACGTGGGCGACCGTCGGCTCGTGCGCGCAGATCGGCAAGAACGTGCACCTGTCGGGCGGCGTCGGCATCGGCGGCGTGCTCGAGCCGCTGCAGGCGAACCCGGTCATCATCGAGGACAACTGCTTCATCGGCGCACGTTCGGAAGTCGTCGAAGGCGTGATCGTCGAGGAAAACTCGGTGATCTCGATGGGCGTGTATCTCGGCCAGAGCACCAAGATCTACGATCGCGAGACGGGTGAAATCAGCTACGGCCGCATTCCGGCCGGCTCGGTCGTCGTCGCGGGCAACCTGCCGTCGAAGGACGGCTCGCACAGCCTCTACTGCGCCGTGATCGTGAAGAAGGTCGACGCGAAGACGCGCGCGAAGGTCGGCCTGAACGAGCTTCTGCGAGGCGACTGA
- a CDS encoding ArsC family reductase, giving the protein MARPRTVVVYGIPNCDTVKKARVWLDEHGVAFEFHDFKKAGVSAPLIEDWLKDVPLDTLVNKRGTTWRALDDAMKAAADTQAGAVALMIHKPSVIKRPVLVVDGRVKSVGFAADQYAALFAA; this is encoded by the coding sequence ATGGCCAGGCCGCGCACCGTGGTCGTCTACGGCATTCCGAACTGCGACACCGTGAAGAAAGCCCGCGTGTGGCTCGACGAACACGGCGTCGCGTTCGAATTCCACGACTTCAAGAAAGCCGGCGTCAGCGCGCCGCTGATCGAGGACTGGCTGAAGGACGTGCCGCTCGACACGCTCGTCAACAAGCGCGGCACGACCTGGCGCGCGCTCGACGACGCCATGAAGGCCGCCGCCGACACGCAGGCCGGCGCCGTCGCGCTGATGATCCACAAGCCGTCGGTCATCAAGCGGCCGGTGCTGGTCGTCGACGGCCGCGTGAAATCGGTCGGCTTCGCGGCCGATCAGTACGCGGCGCTGTTCGCCGCATAG
- the dapE gene encoding succinyl-diaminopimelate desuccinylase, with translation MSATLALTEQLIARASVTPDDQHCQQIMTERLAALGFDCETVASHGVTNLWAVKRGTDGRDGKLLAFAGHTDVVPTGPLEQWTSPPFVPAHRDGKLYGRGAADMKTSLAAFVVAAEEFVAAHPDHRGAIAFLITSDEEGPATDGTVKVVELLESRGERLDYCIVGEPTSTAELGDVVKNGRRGSMSGELIVKGVQGHIAYPHLAKNPIHLLAPALAELAAEQWDEGNEYFPPTTWQVSNLRAGTGATNVIPGHADLLFNFRFSTASTVEGLQARVHAILDKHRLDYTLKWTVSGLPFLTPRGELSNALEHAIRAETGLTTELSTTGGTSDGRFIARICPQVIEFGPPNGSIHKIDEHIEVRFVEPLKNVYRRVLEQLIA, from the coding sequence ATGTCCGCCACCCTAGCCCTTACCGAACAACTGATCGCGCGCGCCTCCGTCACGCCCGACGACCAGCATTGCCAGCAGATCATGACCGAGCGCCTCGCCGCGCTCGGTTTCGATTGCGAGACCGTCGCATCGCACGGCGTGACCAACCTGTGGGCCGTCAAGCGCGGCACCGACGGCCGCGACGGCAAGCTGCTCGCGTTCGCGGGCCACACCGACGTCGTGCCTACCGGTCCGCTCGAGCAGTGGACGTCGCCGCCGTTCGTCCCCGCCCATCGCGACGGCAAGCTGTACGGCCGCGGCGCCGCCGACATGAAGACCTCGCTCGCGGCGTTCGTCGTCGCCGCCGAGGAATTCGTCGCCGCGCATCCCGACCACCGCGGCGCGATCGCGTTCCTGATCACGAGCGACGAAGAAGGCCCGGCCACCGACGGCACCGTGAAGGTCGTCGAACTGCTCGAGTCGCGCGGCGAGCGCCTCGACTACTGCATCGTCGGCGAGCCGACGTCGACCGCCGAGCTCGGCGACGTCGTGAAGAACGGGCGCCGCGGCTCGATGTCCGGCGAGCTGATCGTCAAGGGCGTGCAAGGCCACATCGCGTATCCGCACCTCGCGAAGAACCCGATCCACCTGCTCGCGCCGGCGCTCGCCGAACTCGCCGCCGAGCAGTGGGACGAAGGCAACGAATACTTCCCGCCGACCACCTGGCAGGTGTCGAACCTGCGTGCCGGCACGGGCGCGACGAACGTGATCCCCGGCCACGCGGATCTGCTGTTCAACTTCCGCTTCTCGACCGCGAGCACCGTCGAAGGCCTGCAGGCACGCGTGCACGCGATCCTCGACAAGCACCGGCTCGACTACACGCTGAAGTGGACGGTGAGCGGCCTGCCGTTTCTCACGCCGCGCGGCGAGCTGTCGAATGCGCTCGAGCACGCGATCCGCGCGGAGACGGGCCTCACGACCGAGCTGTCGACCACGGGCGGCACGTCCGACGGCCGCTTCATCGCGCGCATCTGCCCGCAGGTGATCGAGTTCGGTCCGCCGAACGGCAGCATCCACAAGATCGACGAGCATATCGAGGTGCGCTTCGTCGAGCCGCTGAAGAACGTGTACCGCCGCGTGCTTGAACAACTGATCGCCTGA
- the prmB gene encoding 50S ribosomal protein L3 N(5)-glutamine methyltransferase — translation MTTPFATVRDLLRYAVTRFSKAKLAFGHGSDNAYDEAAYLVLHTLDLPLDTLEPFLDARLLPDEIAAVLAVIERRATERVPAAYLTREAWMHGHRFYVDERVIVPRSFIGELLDDGLQPYVADPEQVGAVLELCTGSGCLAILAASAFPNAEIDAVDLSADALEVAQINVRDYGLEDRITLHRGDLYAPLPAFRAQPDARYDVILTNPPYVNAASMAKLPPEYRHEPEMALAGGDDGMDIVRRIVAEAHNWLHDDGVLVVEIGNEREHVEAAFGGLELTWLPTSAGDDNVFLIQAADLPRKG, via the coding sequence ATGACGACCCCTTTTGCCACCGTGCGCGACCTGCTGCGCTACGCGGTCACGCGCTTCTCGAAAGCCAAGCTCGCGTTCGGCCACGGCTCGGACAACGCGTATGACGAAGCCGCGTATCTCGTGCTGCATACGCTCGACCTGCCGCTCGACACGCTCGAACCGTTCCTCGACGCGCGGCTGCTGCCCGACGAAATCGCGGCCGTGCTCGCGGTGATCGAGCGACGCGCGACCGAGCGCGTGCCGGCCGCCTATCTGACGCGCGAAGCGTGGATGCACGGCCACCGCTTCTACGTCGACGAGCGCGTGATCGTGCCGCGTTCGTTCATCGGCGAGCTGCTCGACGACGGGCTGCAGCCGTACGTCGCCGATCCCGAGCAGGTCGGCGCGGTACTCGAGCTCTGCACGGGCTCGGGCTGCCTCGCGATCCTCGCGGCGAGCGCGTTCCCGAACGCCGAAATCGACGCGGTCGATCTGTCGGCCGACGCGCTCGAAGTCGCGCAGATCAACGTGCGCGACTACGGCCTCGAAGACCGGATCACGCTGCACCGTGGCGATCTGTATGCGCCGCTGCCGGCATTCCGCGCGCAGCCCGACGCGCGCTACGACGTGATCCTGACGAACCCGCCGTATGTCAACGCGGCCTCGATGGCGAAGCTGCCGCCCGAATACCGCCATGAGCCCGAGATGGCGCTCGCGGGCGGCGACGACGGCATGGATATCGTGCGGCGTATCGTCGCCGAGGCGCACAACTGGCTGCACGACGACGGCGTGCTGGTCGTCGAGATCGGCAACGAACGCGAGCATGTCGAAGCGGCGTTCGGCGGGCTCGAGCTCACGTGGCTGCCGACCAGCGCGGGCGACGACAACGTGTTCCTGATCCAGGCGGCCGACCTCCCGCGCAAGGGCTGA
- the cls gene encoding cardiolipin synthase, with amino-acid sequence MTLDWLHLGTLILAIHVLGIVAAFHAILNTRTSQGAIAWAVSLAAMPYLTLIPYLFLGRSKFSGYVDARRHETEALRTHTPRAPWLDANAGDRPAADALGQAAVLALRRLGGMPFVGGNSVRTLVNGDATFAAILSAIDAARDYVIVQFFIVRDDALGQMLRDALLARAAAGVRCYLLYDSIGSFDLPRSYVDALRRGGVEVHPFATHRKFVNRFQLNFRNHRKIVVVDGTRAFVGGHNVGVEYLGGNPRLSPWRDTHIEIRGPAVASIQYVFAEDWHWATQTLPSLAAPPAALPDDDMHCLAVPMGPADKQETGSLFFVEAINAARERVWITTPYLVPDEAVVAALKLAVMRGVDVRILIPSRRDHYVVFEASKLYARDLVDAGVKVFRYRPGFLHQKVVLIDRVAAAIGSANLDNRSFRLNFEIMVLTIDRAFADEVAAMLAADFAQSYEVDTSEYRQSPAWRRIAMHVARLFAPIL; translated from the coding sequence ATGACCCTCGACTGGCTACACCTCGGCACACTGATCCTGGCCATTCACGTGCTCGGGATCGTCGCGGCCTTCCACGCGATCCTGAACACGCGGACGTCGCAAGGCGCCATCGCATGGGCGGTCTCGCTCGCCGCGATGCCGTACCTCACGCTGATCCCCTATCTGTTTCTCGGCCGCAGCAAGTTCTCCGGCTACGTCGACGCGCGCCGCCACGAAACCGAAGCGTTGCGCACGCACACACCGCGCGCGCCGTGGCTCGACGCGAACGCGGGCGACCGGCCGGCGGCCGATGCGCTCGGCCAGGCTGCGGTACTCGCACTCAGGCGGCTCGGCGGCATGCCGTTCGTCGGCGGCAATTCGGTGCGCACGCTGGTGAACGGCGACGCAACCTTCGCGGCGATTCTCTCGGCGATCGACGCCGCGCGCGATTACGTGATCGTCCAGTTCTTCATCGTGCGCGACGATGCGCTCGGCCAGATGCTGCGCGACGCACTGCTCGCGCGCGCCGCGGCCGGCGTGCGCTGCTATCTGCTGTACGACAGCATCGGCAGCTTCGACCTGCCGCGCAGCTACGTCGACGCGCTGCGGCGCGGCGGCGTCGAAGTCCATCCGTTCGCGACGCATCGCAAGTTCGTCAACCGCTTCCAGCTCAACTTCCGCAATCACCGCAAGATCGTCGTCGTCGACGGCACTCGCGCGTTCGTCGGCGGACACAACGTCGGCGTCGAGTATCTCGGCGGCAACCCGCGCCTGTCGCCGTGGCGCGACACGCACATCGAGATACGCGGGCCGGCCGTCGCGAGCATCCAGTACGTGTTCGCCGAAGACTGGCACTGGGCGACACAGACGCTGCCGTCGCTCGCCGCGCCGCCGGCCGCGCTGCCGGACGACGACATGCATTGCCTCGCGGTGCCGATGGGCCCGGCCGACAAGCAGGAAACCGGCTCGCTGTTCTTTGTCGAGGCGATCAACGCGGCGCGCGAGCGCGTCTGGATCACCACGCCGTACCTCGTACCCGACGAGGCCGTCGTCGCGGCGCTGAAGCTCGCGGTGATGCGCGGCGTCGACGTACGCATCCTGATCCCGAGCCGCCGCGATCACTACGTCGTGTTCGAGGCGTCGAAGCTGTACGCGCGCGACCTCGTCGATGCAGGCGTCAAGGTGTTCCGCTACCGCCCGGGATTCCTGCATCAGAAGGTCGTGCTGATCGACCGCGTCGCCGCGGCGATCGGCAGCGCCAATCTCGACAACCGCTCGTTCCGGCTGAACTTCGAGATCATGGTGCTGACGATCGACCGCGCGTTCGCCGATGAAGTGGCCGCAATGCTCGCCGCGGACTTCGCGCAGTCCTACGAGGTCGATACGAGCGAGTACCGGCAGTCGCCCGCTTGGCGGCGCATCGCGATGCACGTCGCGCGGCTGTTCGCGCCGATCCTGTAG